The Thermomonospora curvata DSM 43183 DNA segment GGTGGCCTGGGGGAATGCCTGGCTCGGCGGCCATGTCGGGCTGGATGAGGCGGCGGACGCCATCGAGGCGGCCGCCGGCCCTCAGGTCGTCGCCGAGCTGCCCGGCGACCCCCACGATCTGCCGTTGCGCCGCGCCCTGGCGGCGCTGCGGGTGGCCGGGATGTCCACGCTGCGGCTGGCGCTGCCGGCGCCCGGCGACCCGCTCGGGCTGACCGGCCCGCCGGAGCTGAACGCCGCCGCCGTGCAGGCCGGTGAGGCGGTGCTGGTGAACCTGCCGGAGACGCCGATCGGGCTGGTGCCCGCCGAGGACCGGCGCGGCTCGTCGTACGTGGGCGTCCGCTGGCAAGCGCACCGGGCGCGGCCGGGGGTGGCGGACGTGCCGTCGCTGTCGGAGGCCGACCACGGGCTCACCCTGGCGATGCGCGAGGCCACCGAGACGTTGCTGACGGTGACCGGGACGGGCGGGGTGCCGCCGGAGATCGCCGACGCGCTGGCGGACCTGCGCGACCCGGAGCGGTGCGCGACGCTGGCCCCGGGTTACCCGCCGCGCGCCCACCGGGTGGCCGCGCTGGCCGGGCGGCTGGCGCTGGTGGTCGATCTGGCCCGCCGGCTGGAGGGGCACGGCCTGACCGCCGCGCAGATGCAGCGCCGCGAGGAGGCGCTGCGGATGCTGGACCGGGCGGTGCGCCGCGCCCGGGTCGCCGCCCACAACAGCGCTTTCGATCCGGTCCCCTGAGCCGCCGCGGGTCTTACAGCTGGACCACGACGGTGCCCATCACCTTGTCGGCGAAGGTCTGCTTCTTGGGATCGAACAGCGGCCACAGGAAACCGAGGCAGAAGGCGAATCCGTCCAGCCCATGGGCCATCCGGCGGACGAAGGCCGCGCCGAAGCCGATCGGCTGGCCGGAATGCTCGGCCACGAGCATGATGTTCATGCGCCGTTTGCCGAACGTCTGGCCGGTGGTGCCCTCCAGGTGCACCGACCACAGCCCGGCGACCGCCACCGCCAGGCAGGCCACCAGCAGGAGGATGAAGCCCAGACCGACCAGCCCGGCGTTCTCCTCGCCGGGGCCGCCGGCGAAGCCCACCGCCATCAGCACAACGCCCAAAAGGGACAGGAAAAGCGCCGGACCGCCGATCACCAGGCCGTCGAGCAGGCTCGCGGCGACCCGGGCGCCCCATTCGGCATAGGGGCGGGAAGGCCGGCCGTAGTGGTGGTGATGGATCTCGACCGGCGGGACGGGAGCCGGCTGCGGGGGGTACCCCGGCTGCTGGACGTAACCGGGGTAGGGCGGATTCTGGCCGTAGCCGGGCTGCTGGGGGTACTGGCCGTAGGGACTGCCCACGCTCACTCCTTACTGATCGCCCCTTTGATGACTGGGACGCACATCGAAGCCGCCCGGCTCCCTGCGGCGTGTCCAAAATGTGCGATCACCTGCGCGGCTCGGGTCGTCGGCCCGAGAGCCCCTGGCATCGAGTGCCACCATAGCCGGACGAAATGAGTCGGGCATCCCCTCCGGCGTAAAGGGGTGCTCACCCGGCCGCGGATCAGGCCGGGTGTGAAAACTCAGGGCGATCGGTTCTTACAGCCGCTCGGCCGCTCCCACGATCTGGGGTTCGCGCACGGCGCCGACCTGGTCCGCTTCGACCACATCGGCGATCACGCAGGTGATGTTGTCGGGGCCGCCGCCCTCCCTGGCCAGCGCGATGAGGTGGCCGATGGCGTCGGCGGGCTCGGCCTCCCGGGTGAGCACCTCGTAGATGGTCTGCGGGTCCACCACACCCGACAGCCCGTCGGAGCACAGCAGATAGCGGTCGCCCAGCCGGGCCTCGCGGCGGTACAGGTCGGGCTCGCGGTCCTCGCGCCCGTCCAGCACCCGGTAGAGCACATGCGAAAGCCGGGACGCCTCTGCGCTCTCATCCGGCCCGTTGCCGGAATCGGGGTTGAGCAGTTCCTTCATCGTGTGATCCTTGGTGATCTGGAACAGCTCACCGTCGCGGAGCATATAACCCCGAGAGTCTCCGATATGAGCCAAGGCGGCTTTCGTCCCCGACCACAGCATCGCGGTCAAGGTGGTGCCCATTCTGCTGAGGTCCGGGCGTTCTTCCCGGGCGATTCGCAATTTCTCGTTGGCTTCGGCGACGGCCCGCGCCAGTGCGCTTTCCAGATCGTCAACGGGGACGTCGGTGTCCAGTGAGCGCAACGACCCGATGACGGTGGAGCTGGCCACCTCACCGCCCGCGTAACCGCCCATCCCGTCGGCGACCGCGATGAGCCGGGGCCCGGCGTAGGCCGAGTCCTCGTTGTTCTGCCGGACGCAGCCTATGTCAGAGCCTGCCGCATACTTGATTGTTACGTTCATACCGATTTCGATGACGATCCAGTCATGAGAGTTCGATCAGCCGTCAGCCTTCGGCCAGGCCGTGGCGGACGGCCTGCCAAGCCGTCTGAGTACGATCCTGCACCCCCAGCTTCACGAGCAGATTACTGAACCTTTTTCAACGCGTGTCCTCGGACGCCGGGAACGGGAACCCGGGCGGCGCCCGGTACCGGGACGTTCCAGGCCACGGCATCCTCCCTCACTGCGGTGCCCCCGTCTCGGCCCGCGGGGACGGGGCGTTGAAAAAGGTTCGCTCTTCGGGGCCGAGCGGCCCGGCGCGATCGGCACCGGAGCCCGTCGTCCCGGGCCGCAGAGCCGTCCGGCGGGTGACCGGCGCCCCGGCCCGGCGGCTTGCCCGTCGCCGGGCGTCACCGTCCCGATCTCCTGTGCGAGGACGGGTACGGCGGCGTCCCGATGGAGATGCCCCGTGGCGTCCGCCCATACCGCAGCGGCGCGTGCTCGCATACGGCCGTACCCGCCGGCGGACCGCCCGAGCCCTCCGAGCGCCCCGCACACCGGCCGGCGGCCGGTGACCGTGGGCACCGCCGAACTCACCGCGTGCAGGGGTCCACCCGGCTCCGCGCAGCTCTTGTGCTCAATGCCCACGTTGCCGACCGTACTCCCCGCAATGGCCATCGCGAATCAGACTCTTGGGCGAACCGCATAACCCGCCCGGTCATTCTGCGCCACGGTGCCCTTCGGCACATCGTCCCACTGGGGCGTTATACATCCTTTGCCGATCTTTGTGCGCGTGCATCGCCGCGCACCCTCCAACCGGCCCAAGGCCCCCATCGCCCGCCCGGCGCCCGGCGGGCCGGATGCCGACACGCCGCACCCCGAGGGCCTGACCTGCGGGTTCACCTGGTGGAGCCGGGAGGGACGCGGGCCCGTATCCTCGCGGAGGCGACTTTCTTCGCCGAATCCCCCAAGGCGCCCGCCGCCACGACCGCGACGAAGGAGCATCCCACGGACGTCGAATCCGCCAAGGCCGACCCCTCCCGCCCGGCCCCCGGCCTGCTGAGCGGCCGGTACCGGCTGCCGACCATGGGCATCGTGCTGGTCATCACCCTGCTGGCGTTCGAGACCATGGCGGTCGGCACGGTGATGCCGGTGGTGGCCGACGACCTGGACGGGCTGCCGCTGTACGGCTGGAGCTTCAGCGGGATGCTGATCTT contains these protein-coding regions:
- a CDS encoding RDD family protein, with the protein product MGSPYGQYPQQPGYGQNPPYPGYVQQPGYPPQPAPVPPVEIHHHHYGRPSRPYAEWGARVAASLLDGLVIGGPALFLSLLGVVLMAVGFAGGPGEENAGLVGLGFILLLVACLAVAVAGLWSVHLEGTTGQTFGKRRMNIMLVAEHSGQPIGFGAAFVRRMAHGLDGFAFCLGFLWPLFDPKKQTFADKVMGTVVVQL
- a CDS encoding PP2C family protein-serine/threonine phosphatase → MNVTIKYAAGSDIGCVRQNNEDSAYAGPRLIAVADGMGGYAGGEVASSTVIGSLRSLDTDVPVDDLESALARAVAEANEKLRIAREERPDLSRMGTTLTAMLWSGTKAALAHIGDSRGYMLRDGELFQITKDHTMKELLNPDSGNGPDESAEASRLSHVLYRVLDGREDREPDLYRREARLGDRYLLCSDGLSGVVDPQTIYEVLTREAEPADAIGHLIALAREGGGPDNITCVIADVVEADQVGAVREPQIVGAAERL